In the Prochlorococcus sp. MIT 1307 genome, one interval contains:
- the petC gene encoding cytochrome b6-f complex iron-sulfur subunit — protein MTQMNAQDVPSMGRRQFMNLLTFGTVTGVALGALYPVSQYFTPIRAGGSGGGTTAKDELGNPVTSSGWLAKHPVGDRSLVQGLKGDPTYLVVEKADAISNFGINAICTHLGCVVPWNSGANKFICPCHGSQYDTNGKVVRGPAPLSLAIAHVSVEDDNVLISQWTETDFRTGDKPWWG, from the coding sequence ATGACACAAATGAACGCCCAAGATGTGCCCTCTATGGGTCGAAGGCAGTTCATGAACTTGCTCACATTTGGGACCGTTACAGGAGTAGCACTGGGGGCCCTGTACCCAGTAAGCCAATATTTCACTCCTATTAGAGCTGGGGGTAGTGGTGGTGGAACTACTGCAAAGGATGAGCTTGGGAATCCAGTCACTTCTTCTGGCTGGCTTGCAAAGCACCCAGTCGGGGATCGGAGCCTTGTTCAAGGACTAAAAGGTGACCCTACCTATCTAGTAGTCGAGAAGGCTGATGCAATTAGCAACTTTGGAATCAATGCCATTTGCACTCACCTAGGTTGCGTAGTTCCATGGAACTCTGGGGCAAATAAATTCATTTGCCCTTGTCATGGAAGTCAATATGACACAAATGGGAAAGTTGTAAGAGGTCCGGCGCCACTATCTCTTGCAATCGCTCATGTTTCTGTCGAAGATGACAACGTATTGATCAGCCAATGGACCGAAACAGACTTTCGAACAGGTGATAAACCATGGTGGGGTTAA
- the cobM gene encoding precorrin-4 C(11)-methyltransferase — protein MNPISIVGAGPGAIDLMTIRASERLKQAEVLIWADSLIPPQIAALAPENCERISTSSLTLEEILALLIKKHQQGKKIVRLHDGDPCLYGALSEQICGLEEAGIDVEVVPGLSAYQATAATLKAELTIPGQIQTIVLTRAGGRTGMPIRERLEHLASIRASLCLYLSARHVKEAQKTLLNYYPANTPVAIGYRVSWEDEWLKVVPLSQMAATSIKQGLIRTTLYVISPALEQSNNRSKLYEPTHSHLFRSSKK, from the coding sequence ATGAATCCAATCTCCATTGTGGGAGCTGGCCCAGGGGCCATCGATTTAATGACCATCAGGGCCTCAGAACGTTTAAAACAAGCCGAGGTATTGATTTGGGCAGACTCATTAATTCCACCACAGATTGCTGCTCTAGCACCTGAAAACTGCGAGCGTATAAGTACTAGCTCTTTAACTCTAGAAGAAATTCTTGCACTGCTTATCAAAAAGCACCAACAAGGGAAAAAGATTGTTCGCCTTCACGATGGAGACCCCTGTCTTTATGGAGCCCTATCAGAACAAATCTGTGGGCTGGAAGAAGCAGGCATCGATGTAGAAGTAGTCCCTGGGCTTAGTGCATATCAAGCAACAGCAGCGACTTTGAAGGCTGAACTCACCATCCCAGGTCAAATCCAAACAATAGTTCTTACCAGAGCAGGAGGTCGTACAGGTATGCCCATACGTGAACGTCTAGAGCATCTTGCATCAATAAGAGCTTCTCTTTGCCTATACCTAAGTGCAAGACATGTCAAAGAAGCTCAAAAAACACTTCTAAACTATTACCCAGCAAATACTCCCGTCGCTATTGGATATCGGGTTAGCTGGGAAGATGAGTGGCTAAAAGTGGTACCACTTAGTCAAATGGCTGCCACATCTATCAAACAGGGACTTATTAGAACCACTCTTTATGTCATAAGCCCTGCTTTAGAACAAAGCAACAACCGATCTAAACTTTATGAGCCAACACATAGTCACCTTTTTCGCTCATCTAAAAAATAA
- the lgt gene encoding prolipoprotein diacylglyceryl transferase, producing the protein MGELIATFRSPGPEFIQLGPFVVRWYGLLIAIAVLIGLNLSSKLANQRGIKKGLINDLMPLLVLSSVIGARIYYVGFEWRNYSGINFWGSVKLLGIYVPIPSALEIWGGGIAIHGALIAGTLSVIFFCRFTDQHFWNVLDVLLPSVALGQAIGRWGNFFNNEAFGVPTDLPWKLFIPYNFRPEIFADQKFFHPTFLYESIWNLLVCALLIVLFQLDLKGITKLPSGALSCIYLICYSIGRLWIEGLRTDPLCLGALPPSCEGGLRIAQVISVLLIGIGAMGLGWIYYLKKEMPWTSKFQKKRAR; encoded by the coding sequence ATGGGAGAGTTAATTGCTACTTTTAGATCTCCAGGGCCTGAATTCATTCAACTTGGTCCTTTTGTTGTTCGTTGGTATGGATTACTAATTGCAATAGCAGTATTAATAGGCCTAAACCTATCGTCTAAGCTTGCAAATCAACGGGGCATAAAAAAAGGTCTCATAAATGACCTAATGCCTCTACTTGTCTTGTCTTCTGTGATTGGGGCAAGAATCTATTATGTAGGGTTTGAATGGAGAAACTATAGCGGAATAAATTTTTGGGGTTCAGTAAAACTTTTAGGGATTTATGTTCCAATACCAAGTGCATTAGAGATATGGGGAGGAGGAATTGCTATTCATGGTGCATTAATTGCTGGAACTCTTTCAGTAATATTTTTTTGTCGCTTTACAGATCAACATTTTTGGAATGTACTTGATGTTCTACTACCCTCAGTAGCCCTAGGGCAAGCAATAGGGCGCTGGGGTAACTTCTTCAATAATGAAGCTTTTGGAGTCCCAACTGATCTACCATGGAAATTATTTATTCCTTACAATTTCAGACCCGAAATCTTTGCAGATCAAAAATTCTTTCATCCAACGTTTCTTTATGAATCAATTTGGAATCTTCTAGTTTGCGCTCTTTTAATAGTTTTGTTCCAACTAGACCTCAAAGGAATCACTAAACTACCATCAGGTGCATTGAGCTGTATTTATTTAATTTGCTATAGCATTGGTAGACTTTGGATAGAAGGCTTACGCACAGATCCACTTTGCTTAGGAGCTTTGCCACCTTCATGTGAAGGTGGATTACGAATAGCTCAAGTAATAAGTGTTCTTCTAATCGGGATAGGAGCAATGGGCCTTGGGTGGATTTATTACCTTAAAAAAGAAATGCCTTGGACTTCCAAATTTCAAAAGAAGAGGGCTAGATGA
- the petA gene encoding cytochrome f, giving the protein MRRLITFLLSSLLIGISMLITPQASWAYPFWAQQNYENPREATGKIVCANCHLANMTTQAEVPQSVRADSVFTAAVKVPYKTGTQEIGADGSEVPLQVGAVVMLPDGFKLAPQDRWTEKIKEETKGVYFTQYSEEKENIILVGPLPGDQNKEIIFPILSPDPSSNSNIHFGKYSIHVGGNRGRGQVYPTGEKSNNSVFTATKSGTITSIDPGENNSRVINIQTDDGELVREEIPVGPSLIVEVEDKVESGQYLTNDPNVGGFGQVDTEVVLQSPARVIGLLVFFMGVTLSQIMLVLKKKQVEKVQAAEGI; this is encoded by the coding sequence ATGCGCCGCCTAATAACCTTTCTTCTCAGTTCATTACTTATAGGCATATCGATGCTTATAACTCCTCAAGCCAGTTGGGCTTATCCTTTCTGGGCCCAACAAAACTATGAAAACCCTCGAGAAGCAACTGGAAAGATTGTTTGTGCTAACTGCCACCTTGCAAATATGACCACGCAAGCCGAAGTCCCTCAATCGGTAAGAGCTGACAGTGTATTTACGGCAGCAGTAAAAGTGCCCTACAAAACTGGAACGCAAGAAATAGGAGCGGATGGCAGCGAAGTACCCTTACAAGTTGGAGCTGTCGTAATGCTTCCTGATGGTTTCAAGCTTGCACCACAAGATCGCTGGACTGAAAAAATCAAAGAAGAAACCAAAGGCGTTTACTTCACTCAATACAGTGAGGAAAAAGAAAATATTATTCTTGTAGGTCCTCTACCAGGGGATCAAAACAAAGAAATAATCTTTCCAATACTTTCTCCTGACCCTTCTTCAAATAGCAATATTCACTTTGGAAAATATTCCATTCATGTTGGTGGAAATAGAGGGCGAGGCCAAGTTTACCCAACTGGAGAAAAAAGTAACAACTCTGTTTTTACAGCTACTAAATCAGGAACAATAACTTCAATTGATCCTGGTGAAAATAATTCTAGAGTGATTAATATCCAAACAGATGATGGTGAGTTAGTTAGAGAAGAGATTCCTGTCGGACCAAGCTTAATAGTAGAAGTTGAAGACAAGGTTGAGTCAGGTCAATATCTAACTAATGACCCAAATGTTGGAGGTTTTGGTCAAGTTGACACCGAAGTAGTGCTACAAAGTCCTGCAAGAGTAATTGGCCTACTTGTATTCTTCATGGGAGTGACTCTGTCACAAATCATGCTAGTTTTAAAGAAAAAGCAAGTAGAGAAAGTTCAAGCTGCAGAGGGTATCTAA